GCTGGACTTCAGCTGTCTGCTCTGTGGCGAAGCCTGCGGCCGCAGAACCGCGGTAAGGTTTCGGCCTATTCGGCGGCTTAGCGAAGGTCTGGATTGGCCGAGAGGGTTCCAGAACATAGGTGCGAGCATGTTGCTACACGAACAGGTTCCTACCCGACGAGCTGTGGTTGATGTGAACCGGCGTTGCAATGCCCGCTGCCGAATGTGCTACTACGCCAACAGCCGGGAAAACTGGACGAAGCCGCTGGAAGTCGTGCGGCAGGAGCTGGTCGCGGCGCGGCAACGAGGCAATTTCTACGTCGATTTCACGGGCGGGGAGCCTACCGTACATCCGCAGATTGTGGAAATCGTGGAGGCGGCGCGCGAGCTCGGACTCGAGCCTTGTATCATTACGAACGGAATGGCACCTCGGCGCATCGCCCAGATTGCTGAAGCCGGCTGCCACGAGTGGCTCCTGTCCATCCACGGACTGGGAGAAGCCCTGGATGAGATTCTGATGGTGCCGGGAGCCTGGAGACGGATGCTCGAAACGATCCAGGTGCTCAAAGAGAGGAACTGCTACCTGCGCGTGAACTGCACTCTGACCCGCTACAACGCAACCCAATTGCCTGAGCTGGCCCGATTTTACGCAGAGGTGGTCGACCCGCACATTGTCAACTTCATCAACTTCAACCCCTACTACGAATGGGGGAAGCCCGAACAGCCCGATGTCTACCGAAAGCTGAATGAGGTACAGGTGCGGGTTTCCGAGGTTGCTCCGTACCTCCGCGAAGCAATCGACCTCTTGGACAGCGCCTGGATCTGGACGAACGTCCGGTACTTTCCGATGTGTCTCCTCCGGGGGTACGAGCGGCACGTATGCAATATCCCGCAGGTAGTGTTTGATCCTTTCGAGTGGGATTATGGGGCTTGCCCGAAGACCGTCGAGTCCTTCACCCAGGTGACCCGGCGGATGGCCTCGAACATCCTGACCCAGGAGGGGAAATGTGCCCGTTGCGGTATTCGGGAGGTCTGCGGCGGGCTCAATAGGAACTACTTCAAGCTGCACGGGGATAGCGAACTCATCCCCTACGATTTCGTCGCCTCCGAGATCTACACCTTCCGCGATGATTTGTCGGCCGACATCATTGTCCCGGCCTACCGTCCCTCGGCCTCTTTGATGCGGCTGATGAACGAGATTATCGAAAAGACCCAGCCGCCCTACAATCTCATTCTCATCCAGAA
This genomic stretch from candidate division KSB1 bacterium harbors:
- a CDS encoding radical SAM protein, whose product is MLLHEQVPTRRAVVDVNRRCNARCRMCYYANSRENWTKPLEVVRQELVAARQRGNFYVDFTGGEPTVHPQIVEIVEAARELGLEPCIITNGMAPRRIAQIAEAGCHEWLLSIHGLGEALDEILMVPGAWRRMLETIQVLKERNCYLRVNCTLTRYNATQLPELARFYAEVVDPHIVNFINFNPYYEWGKPEQPDVYRKLNEVQVRVSEVAPYLREAIDLLDSAWIWTNVRYFPMCLLRGYERHVCNIPQVVFDPFEWDYGACPKTVESFTQVTRRMASNILTQEGKCARCGIREVCGGLNRNYFKLHGDSELIPYDFVASEIYTFRDDLSADIIVPAYRPSASLMRLMNEIIEKTQPPYNLILIQKAQSAARNRNWGLERARSRYVIMVDDDITNLPYGWNRALIEILREHRHVLAVSARLFTPEGLPGKNTANNFDLSSPLVPVEMIPTACCAFRNTDLRFDERYIRAGWEDTDFFLQLRKARPGVFVIANTVQVVHLNEEKNDGGAANEYNRRLFLAKWCATSSPPASGWPVEEGKSADLRAQAVSIGI